The Streptomyces sp. R28 region GTACCGCTCCCATCGTTCCCGGGTAATCCATGCGGGTCGGTCCGACCACGCCGAGCTTGGCTACTGCCTCACCGCCCGAACCGTAGCCGACCGACACGACAGACGTGGAGTTGAGTCCCTCATAGGCGTTCTCGTGCCCGATGCGCACGGTCATGCCCGAATCCCCCGCCTCGCCAAGGAGTTTGAGGAGCACCACGTGCTCCTCCAGGGCCTCCAGGACGGGCCGGATGGTGAGGGGGAAGTCATGTCCGAAGCGGGTGAGATTGGCGGTGCCGCCGATCATCAGCCGCTCTTCGTTCTCCTCGACGAGCGTCTCCAGGAGGGTGGAGAGCACAGCCGAGACAGTGCCGCGGTCCTCGATGTCGAAGGCCTCGGCGAGGTCCTCGACGAGCGTCGGCACATCGGTGAAGCGCCGCCCCGCGACCCTGCTGTTGAGCCGCGCGCGTAGATCCGCGAGCGACGCCTCACCGAAGGGTGCGGGACAGTCGATCATCCGCTGCTCGACCCGTCCGGTGTCCGTGATCAGCACGAGCATCACGCGCGCGGGTGCGAGCGAGAGCAGCTCGACGTGCCGGACGGTGGACCGGGTCAGCGACGGGTACTGCACGACGGCGACCTGCCGGGTGAGCTGCGCGAGCAGCCGTACGGTGCGCGCCACGACGTCGTCGAGGTCTACGGCGCCCTCGAGGAAGTTCTGGATCGCGCGCCGCTCCGGCGGGCTCATCGGCTTGACGCCGGCGAGCTTGTCGACGAACAGCCGGTAGCCCTTGTCGGTCGGGATCCGCCCCGCGCTGGTGTGCGGCTGGGCGATGTAGCCCTCGTCCTCCAGGGCCGCCATGTCGTTGCGAACGGTCGCCGGGGAGACGCCGAGGTTGTGCCGCTCGGTGAGCGCCTTGGAGCCCACCGGCTCCTCGGTCCCGACATAGTCCTGGACGATGGCGCGCAGCACCTGAAGCCTGCGTTCACTCAGCATCCCGCGCACACCTCCAGTTTCGTCCCCTTGGCGCTTTACCTGGCACTCTGTCCGTCCGAGTGCCAGCCGTCCCCGGCCCAGTGTACGGCGGTGGGGTACGCCCCGGGCAAGGCCGGTCCAGCACCACCGTGCCCGACGGTGGTGTCTTGGTTAGCGTCGCCGTATGACGGTGACTTGGGAAGAGCTCGGGTGGGAGCGGCTGGCGGCCGGGGTGGGGCGGTGCCGGCTTCCGGGCTGGGACTGCACTGCGGGGCTGGTCGTCGGGGAGGGCGGCGCGCTGATCGTCGACGCCGGGTCGAGCCTCGCGGAAGGCGTGCGGCTGCGTACGCAGGCACAGTGGCTCGCGGGTCACCGTGTGACTCATCTCGCGCTGACGCATCCCCACTTCGACCATGTCTTCGGGGCGGCGGCGTTCGCGGGCGCGCAGGTGTACGGGGCGGTGGGCCTGGACACGGTGTTCGCGCACGAGCGGGCGGAACTGCGCGCGGACGCCGTACGCAACGGCCTGGACCAGGACGCGGCGGACGAGGCGATCGACGCCCTGGTCCGCCCGCACCACCAGGTGAGCGGCGAGTGGACCCTCGACCTGGACGGCGCCCGCCAGGTCCTCCTGGCGAACGTGGGCCCTGCCCACACGGCTCATGACCTGGTCGTGCTCGTGCCGGGCGGGCCCGGCTCTCCCGAGGTGGTCTTCTGCGGCGACCTGGTGGAGGAGTCCGGCGAACCCCAGGCCGGCCCCGACGCCGTACCGTCGCACTGGCCGGCGGCCCTGGACCGGCTGCTGGACCTGGGCGGTGAGGACGCGCTGTACGTGCCCGGTCACGGAGCGGTGGTGGACGCGGAGTTCGTGCGCCGCCAGCGCGACACCTTGGCGGCCCGCTTCGGCGTGTCGCGATGATTCCGCGGGACGCACGAGTCGCGCTTCTCCTATCGTCATCCGAATGCGCCAGTACTCGCCGGACCTGACCCCGCCCTGGAAGAAGCCGAAGCCCGTCCCCGAGGTCCCGGCGGACCCGGGCCTGGTGGTGGAGGAGCCGGGCACGGGTTTCTGCGGCGCGGTGATCCGCTGCGAGGCGGGCACGGTGACCCTGGAGGACCGCTTCGGCAAGCACCGGGTGTTCCCGCTGGAACCGCGGGGGTTCCTGCTGGAGGGCAAGGCGGTCACCCTCGTGCGGCCGTCGTCCGCCGCTCCGGTACGTCCCACCCGGACGGCATCCGGTTCGGTCGCCGTCCCGCAGGCACGCGCGCGCGTGGCCCGCGCCGGCCGTATCTATGTCGAGGGCCGGCACGACGCCGAGCTGGTCGAGAAGGTGTGGGGCGACGACCTGCGCGTCGAGGGCGTGGTGGTGGAGTACCTGGAGGGCGTCGACGACCTGCCGTCGATCGTGGCCGATTTCGCGCCGGGTCCGGACGCCCGCCTGGGGGTCCTGGTGGACCACCTGGTGCCGGGCTCGAAGGAGTGGCGCATCGCCGAGTCGGTGACGAGTGAGCACGCGCTGGTCGTGGGCCACCCGTACATCGACATCTGGGAGGCGGTGAAGCCGTCGTCGCTGGGGATTCCGGGGTGGCCGAAGGTGCCGCGCGGGCAGGACTGGAAGACGGGGGTGTGCCGGGCGCTGGGGTGGCCGTCGGAGAACACCGGAGCGGTGTGGCAGGCGATTCTGGGGCGGGTGGGGTCTTACAAGGACCTGGAGCCGGAGTTGCTGGGGCGGGTGGAGGAGTTGATCGACTTCGTTACGTCCAGCGGTGAGGCTTGATGTCGCTGTAGGCACCGAATTCGGTCATGCTCAGTTCGATGCCGAGGTGCTCCATCGGGACGGGGTAGCCGAATGCGCTCGTCCTCCGCACCTGGTAGTCGGCTTCCTCTCCGTCGCCCTTCGGCTCGGTGAGCAGAACGCACTGCGCCATGATCGGATCGGAACGCTCCTCCCCCAGTGATTCACCCGCCGGAGTGATCAGTCCACCAAGTCCCTGACCACCGCATCCGCCAGCAACCGCCCCCGCAACGTCAGCACCGCACGCCCCTCCGCATACGGCCCCTCCTGCAGCAGCCCCTCCCCCAGCGCCCGCCGAGAAGCCGCAAGCCCCTCCTCCCGCAGCAGCTCCAGCGGCACCCCCTCCCGAAGCCGCAGCTCCAGGAGGATCCGCTCCACCCTGCGGTCCTCCTCCGACAGGAGCTCGCGCCCGGCCCCCGGCGACCGTCCCGCCGCCAGCGCAGCCGCGTATGCCCCCGGATGCTTCACGTTCCACCAGCGCACCCCGCCCACGTGCGAGTGCGCCCCCGGCCCGGCGCCCCACCAGTCCGCGCCCCGCCAGTACAGCTCGTTGTGCAGGCAGCGGCCCGCTTCCGAGGTCGCCCAGTTCGAGACCTCGTACCACCGGAGTGATCAGTCCACCAAGTCCCTGACCACCGCATCCGCCAGCAACCGCCCCCGCAACGTCAG contains the following coding sequences:
- a CDS encoding DUF3097 domain-containing protein, translated to MRQYSPDLTPPWKKPKPVPEVPADPGLVVEEPGTGFCGAVIRCEAGTVTLEDRFGKHRVFPLEPRGFLLEGKAVTLVRPSSAAPVRPTRTASGSVAVPQARARVARAGRIYVEGRHDAELVEKVWGDDLRVEGVVVEYLEGVDDLPSIVADFAPGPDARLGVLVDHLVPGSKEWRIAESVTSEHALVVGHPYIDIWEAVKPSSLGIPGWPKVPRGQDWKTGVCRALGWPSENTGAVWQAILGRVGSYKDLEPELLGRVEELIDFVTSSGEA
- a CDS encoding MBL fold metallo-hydrolase — encoded protein: MTVTWEELGWERLAAGVGRCRLPGWDCTAGLVVGEGGALIVDAGSSLAEGVRLRTQAQWLAGHRVTHLALTHPHFDHVFGAAAFAGAQVYGAVGLDTVFAHERAELRADAVRNGLDQDAADEAIDALVRPHHQVSGEWTLDLDGARQVLLANVGPAHTAHDLVVLVPGGPGSPEVVFCGDLVEESGEPQAGPDAVPSHWPAALDRLLDLGGEDALYVPGHGAVVDAEFVRRQRDTLAARFGVSR
- the hrcA gene encoding heat-inducible transcriptional repressor HrcA, whose protein sequence is MLSERRLQVLRAIVQDYVGTEEPVGSKALTERHNLGVSPATVRNDMAALEDEGYIAQPHTSAGRIPTDKGYRLFVDKLAGVKPMSPPERRAIQNFLEGAVDLDDVVARTVRLLAQLTRQVAVVQYPSLTRSTVRHVELLSLAPARVMLVLITDTGRVEQRMIDCPAPFGEASLADLRARLNSRVAGRRFTDVPTLVEDLAEAFDIEDRGTVSAVLSTLLETLVEENEERLMIGGTANLTRFGHDFPLTIRPVLEALEEHVVLLKLLGEAGDSGMTVRIGHENAYEGLNSTSVVSVGYGSGGEAVAKLGVVGPTRMDYPGTMGAVRAVARYVGQILAES